The Enoplosus armatus isolate fEnoArm2 chromosome 5, fEnoArm2.hap1, whole genome shotgun sequence genome contains the following window.
AAATACCAGTTTACATGCATTCACCTCCTCCACAGCAGGAAGTGAATGTAAGGactgagaggacagaaaaacttgttttctctcttgctgAAATGCCCTGACCTTTCAGTGGAGTGTCAGAATTTCCCCCTGGCTTTTGATAGTTTGTGCCGTGCCTGCGCTGCAGTGACGTGTCTCCGATGAAAAAGCATCTGGGCTTTCTGTAAAGCTCAGTGAGAAACGGGTCATGAGGTTGCAAAAATGTAGTAAGCCTAGAGAGGATGTTATTAAAGCAGGAGACAGTGAGTGGGTGGGAAGACTTTAAGTTCCTTTTTGTGAGTGTCTCGGTAAACATTTGTGTTCAGGTGGTTCAGTACAAAGTGTTGCAtttgatttgcatttgtttgctgttgctTATTTAAGTGTCCGTGTGGTCACATGAGCGTTTGACTGCCGATGACATTAATGTGATTTTGTGAAACTCATCTGGGCTTCCTGTACATGACTTGAACCTCCTCTTTAAACATTcacacgcacaaaaacacacatagtctcacacacacctctgaggGAGAGGCGCGGTTCCAACACAAAGAGcgaaagagggagaaaatgaaagatagGGTGGATCATTTGAAGGGAAATCTCTTCTGGTTCCATTTGACCTCCACACCCACTCATACACACCATACACactccttctgtctctcactttctgtctcattcCCTGTGATCTAATTTCTgcctgtagaaaaacaaaagtgtattcaaatgaaacacaagCCTCCCTCCTCTTTATTTCAAATCATTCCGCCACCAAACCTGGAAACCTGTAGAGAGTGGATGACAAATAGTCTGAACACGGTCGTGGACGTGGCTCAATGGCTGACGTTCTTGTTAAGATAAACCAGTAACTGCtggcaacaaaaacataaaaacattctCAGAAGACAAGCTCTTTCATAGTGGCTCTCTGTGTCAAGGTAGCAGTCCTCCCTCTGCTGTTCTTTGCTATGTATTGTCACTGCAAACTTACTTCCTTCTTTACTGTACATTCACCATCTTTAGTCTGTGGTTACCCAAGCCCATCTGATGTGTTTGTTGCGAAATGGTTTTCTGCCACAAAGTCAGTAAGAGGTTGAGTAATGAGCCGGAAAAAGCTTCTCTAAATATGTGACAGTAATCAGGGATATTGCCAGTGTACCTTTTCgcattttgatcatttaaacccactgttttatttatatttcatctgACCCACCGTCAGAAGTTGTTGCTGCCTCTTCTACTGCAGGTTACCTTCTGGAAATGTTAAAGCTGCTATATATTTATTGCAGCTGTTTGCACCCACTGGCGCACAGCAGCTTGTGCACCCACAGAATCAGAATTGCGCCATGTGAGAAGGCTCAGCACATGCTTCTCAAAACATTACATCTGTTGATGTGATTAGTATGCATGGCATATtgttgtaaaaaagaaaaggaaaccaATACAGAGATGAGCAGAAGTGAAAATGATTGCAGTGTTTAATTTTTGCCTGTAAGTTgcttaatgttttaaatatttaagcaTAGGAGATGGTTTAAGCATGGGTGCATGAACCCGAGTTTCACCTTTTTTATAGGCTTCCAATGTTTTCAGAATTTGgctcacacagacatgctgtAGCTCTGAAATATAACCCATAATTTTACATGACATGACTATGGTAAATTTTACTAACACGACTTCATGATGCAGCTAATAACCATTTTTACAGAAGACCATTTGATGATTGATTTAAAGTGATTCTGCCATTTGACATCCTGTTCAGATTTAGGGCAAACGTCATTAGACAGATAACAGACAGTAGTATATTAACTTATGGCTCTGGAAAATACAGTGATGGTTTTAGACCATTGGTGGTGaatggtaaaaacaaaatacattgaTGATATCCTTTAAAGGGACAATGCTATGACAGTTGTTTTCCAAgtgttgatttgtgtgtgtattatccTCTAGAGGGTGTTATGCGCAGTAAGCGGCGCTGTGTTCTGGAGAAGAAACAGCCATATAGTGGAGACGAATGGTGTTCTGGACCTGACACGGAAGAGGATGAAGACAAGCCACACACTGCGACCCACCGTGAGTCTGTCTACCTCCAAAGAGGGGAAACACATTGCCACTTGCTGTTGTCTGAATGCAGCACAGTCCTCACTAACAATGGTATCATTGTGACCACAACTGTGAGGCCGCATGAATTACATGTAGAAATCCCCTGCCTCGTCtcaattttattttctctgaaaacaacagGTTAAAGCCATGAATTATCCATAGCTGTTTTCagatcctgcacacacactgataggAAGAGGATCAGCTTGGAGTGCCATACTATCCCTTTCCACTGATTAGACTTTATATGTGTTTTAGCTCCATCTAGTGTTTAGATGTTGTAGCCAAAAGGATGTACTGGTATTACAATTATAAACCAGGTTACCACTTTAGACAAATTAAACTAGTGTGCTACTGATTTTTCTCAGGAGAGCGTGGGCTGGCAGGTCCTATCCAGGGGCTCTCTGATCGCCTGTCCACAGGACCCATGTCTGAACCTGGAGGTCCTGTAATGGGATGTGGAGTGGGACCAGGGCTAAAGGCAGAGCCACCTCAGCCTTCACAGCAGGTGGTGTATGTTTTCACAACCGGCCTAGCCAACAGGTGAGAACTATTTGCCAGCCTGACATGCAGGTGATTATTTCACATCAGAAATGATTTTCCTTATGTTATCAACaaacttgatttgttttttagattttgaTTGGATCTCCAGTTCAACACTGAATTATGTAACTGCATTTAATTTGTAATATTGCTTTATTTGTttgacagtgctgcagaggCAGTAATGAAAGGACAGGCCGATTCCATCCTTCTCTTTCACCAGCAAAATGTACCACGCACCAAGTTGGAGCAGGTCAGACATTCATAGCTCAGACCAATTAAAAAAATGGTCAGGTTTCTGTTAAGTCACAGGGGAGTACAAGTGTTTCCACAGTAAAGACCACAGGTGCAAAGTATGTGGGAAGGTTAATTTGTTTAGCTATTTTTGGTCCcctctttgttcctcttttcaTTAGCAgttgttgtgactgttgtgaCTGCTGTGAATACTTGTACTAAGAAAGTGAAGTGCACTATGTGTTGTTTTGGCAAATGAACAAATAGACgatatactatataatataacTACAActactaaaaataaacaataatgtaATTGTAGGAGTAGTGATAGCATTTTAATAgtcttaacttttttttctccttttgtctgcCACAGGGACACCCATCAGGGAAGCTTCCTAACCTATCTGAGAAGGTAAACTCCAACAGCTCTCCACCCACAGGCACCCCTAAATCCCAAAGTGGAACTCCACGGCCAGCCTCTGCAGGAATTGGAGGCCCATTGCATCCTGCAGGGACACCGTCATCAGCAGGACACTCCGATAATGAATCCCCTCAGACCAGACCTGGCGGAGCCTCCAGCAATAACAGCATCATCGCCCTTAGGTCAGAGGGAGGAAGCATGGCAACACCTGCAGGCCCAGTCCCAGGAAATGGAGATGGGGAAGGTGCAGGGGGTATGACTCTTCCTGATGCTACTGTTTCCCCCTCAGGGAGTCCCTCAATCCTATCTGCACACCTACAGAGTGATACAGGCCAGAGGAGTGGCCCAGGAAACACAGATGGGCTTTCAAAGGAGCAGCTGGAACACAGGGAGCGCTCTTTGCAGACACTTAGAGACATAGAGAGGCTGCTTCTGCGCagtggggggggtggaggcCCTGGAGACACAGGAGGCTCCAACAATAATGCTAGTAATAATTCCTCCAACctaaataataacaacaatactGATAGGAGTGGTATTCTCGAGGACAATGACAATGGTACTAATAACTCCGGCAATTGCAGTAGTGGTAATGTGCTATCATCAGCCTTGGCTCCGATGGGAGGGATGAAGAAATATGAAGAACCCCTTCAGTCCATCATTTCTCAAACACAGTCCCTTGGTGGACCTGCCCTTGACAGCCCTCAAATGGACTCTCACCATAACCTACCACAACACCCGCATCACCAGCTGTCTTCACCTGGGGTTGACATGGGTCCCTTACTTGGACCAGAGGGGCTGACCCCAGAGCAAATGGCGTGGAGGAAACTTCAAGAAGAATACTACCTAGAGAAGAGACGACATCAAGATATGCAACCCCCCACGCATCCCCAGCACTTTAGAATGATGACCGAGATGGGCATGCATGGAGGTCCTATGATGATGAGAGGACCCCCTCCTCCCTACCACAGCAAGCCTGGGGACCAGCAGTGGGGTCCTGGCAATATGATGGCAGGAGGAATGGGTGGAAATCCACGAATGATAGACATGCACCAAGAGGGACCCCGTGGCCCAAGGTTCCTGGGACAGATGCAGAGAGGGCCACCTGGGGGAGGGGGCTTTCCTGGTAGTACAGGGGGAGTTTTATCAGTGGAGGGTCTAGGACCCCAAAGGCCCACCAGGCCAGGGATGATCTGGCTAGATGATATCCCCAACAACATAGGTGGTGGAGGTCCTTTTCATGGCTGCTACCCCGGTGGACCTCCTCAGCACTTGCAAGGTGACCCAGAGCATCTGTTAACACGTGAGGAAATGTTTCGTATCATGGAGAAACGACAGATGCAGGGGCTTCCTAGGTTTGAACTTGACAGATTAgctaaacagcagcaacagggCAACCTTGGTTCAAGAATTATGGATAATCCTGGGGGCCCAGACTTTCCCAATTTGGGAATGGGCAGGGGTCCACCCTCCACTCGAGGCGATCCTATGGACTTTACTGGCTCACGGGAGATTATGGGCTCTCCTGGAGGGGGACCTCAGATGAGAGACTTGGTGGATTCTACTCTGGGGAGCCACCTCACAATGAACATGAACCCACAGATGAATgttcagcaacaacagcagatgATGCTATCTCAGAAGCTCCGAGGAGGTCCTGCAGGAGGGGGGCCTTTAGGTGAGATGTTTAGCCCTGGAGAGATTTCACGAATCAGGGCTTCACAAAATGGAAGAGGAGTAAATAAGGGAATGATCCCAGGACCTGATGGCCCCTTCCAGTTTCCCAATCAAGGTCCCTTCTCTGGAGGACAGGTGGAAGGGCCCTATCTTCAACAACCTGGCCCTGAGATGTTTGGGCCTGACCAGCAAGGTCCTAATCAAATGGGAGGTACATCGCGGCTTAGTCATATGCCGATGACTGGAGGCCTCAGGGGAACTGACCTCGGTCCTAGGCACTCCTCTGACCTATCAATCAATGTTAACCCCCTGACCTCTCCTTCAGtgcctcctcctcatcaacTCAAGTCTCCATCCCTCAACCAAGAGCCATCTCCTCTTCTACCTTCCCCCTCTGCTCAAGGACTGAAGTCACCTTCACAGATCACCTCTGCAGGGCATCACCCCCCTCTTCCCCCTGCGTCTGGTGCTGGgactccttcctcttcttccatcAAGTCTCCCCAGGTGATGGGGTCTTCCAACCTTGTGTTGCACTCTCCGTCTGCCTCTCCTGGACGACTCAAGTCCCCAGCCATGGCTGTGGGCTCTCCAGGGTGGGCGTCTCCTAAAACAGCTCTTCCAAGTCCAGGTGGTCCAACTAGTGGGAAGGTAGTGGGCAACGGAGGAAGTAGTTCTACTGAAACAGGTACACTCAGAATCCAAAATAATGTTGGATCATCATTAATGCTGTTCCTTGTATTGCCATGacattaatcatttttttatgttctttgcAGGCCAATCACTTCCCCCCAGGAGTTCCAACTCTACTCCCATTAGCCAGCCAGGATCTATGAATCCTAGCATGCCATTTACTTCCTCTCCTGATGCTCCTCCATCTCAGAATCCTCTATCTCTTATCATGTCTCAGATGTCCAAGTATGCCATGCCCAGTTCTACTCCTCTCTATCATGATGCAATCAAAACAATTGCCACTTCCGATGACGAGATGCTGCCAGATCGACCTCTTCTATCTGGTGTCAGCATTGGAGGTATGAAAACAAGAACACATTACACAGGTTTTCATTGCACATACGGCAGTACGCAAAGAGGAAGCAGTAGAATGGCTGCTTCAATGTGTCATTTGTAGATATTGCCATGCCATCAGAGAAGTGCGTTAATTCTTAGATCTGTGTTGCTTTGCCTACAAAAACCTTCTCTCAGCCTAAACCCTCATATTATAGTAGTgctgtttgaaaatatgaataGACCTCCAATTAATATTTCTGTCTAATGTGTTGAGAAAGAGAGCAGtctattttcaaatgttaataGTGTGATTTTTCACATGCTGGCCTTGTTTTATCACCAGGAAACATTGGGAACCCCCAGACCTCCCAGATACTTGTCTCCCAGGGCTCCATTGGTCCCCACAGTGATCCACAAAGCCCGATGGGTATTGTAAGCCAAGGTCAGCAGCACCTGTCCCATGATGCCTCAGGACCTGTGCTTTCCTCCCCAAACCACATGGGCATGCCTGCCATGATGGGGGGAGGCGCACCTGACGGAATGGGGCCCTGCAATGTTTCACCTATATCTCAGAACCACATGGCAGGGTTTCCTCGCATCCAACCACCACCTCATGCACCCATGCACTCACCTATTGGAGGAATGTCACAGAATTTCCCTCAGTCTAACGAGGATATTCTGCCACCTCAGCAGTTACACCTGCTTAGCAAAGGTCATCCTCACCAACGCCCCTCTCACCCCTCAGACTCATTTGCCTCTTTGCCCATGGGGGATGGCCCAGATCTAAGTGAAGTCATTCGACCCACTCACACAGGGATCCCTGAGTTTGATCTCTCCCGCATCATTCCTTCTGACAAGCCCAGTAGCACTCTTCAATATTTCCCCAAGAGTGAGCCACATCAGAATCCACATCAGGGGCCACCATCCCAGCAACCTACTCCACAGCAGCTCCTCAAACAGCTGTCTTCTTCTGGCCCTCCCCACAGCAGCGGCCCTTCATCTAATCCCCACTTAGCAAACCTACAGAATATGATGGCTGAACAGCAGCTGCCACCTCACCCCTCACATGGTGGAATACGTCAAAGCATGGGCATTCCTCAGGGGGGCTCTAGGGGTATGGTTTCTGGTGGGGGCATGGGCCCCATGTGTCCACCTGGACATATGATGGGAAGGACAGGCATGGTGCCCCAGCAGCAACTCCAGCAACAGCAAGCCATGATGGCTAACAGCCTTCTCCATCATCCTTCCAATCCATACCCTGGCATGATGTCCTCCCAGCAGCACCCACACAATCTGATGGCACAGCAAAACATTATGATGATGCAGGCTAAGCAGCGAAGCATGTCAATTCCAGGGGATCCCTTTGGCCCTCAGGGTCCTCTAATGTCCCCTCAGGGTCCCATGATGGCCCCTTCCCACCCACAGTCTGGTATGATGGGTCCCCAGTCTCTCAGACAGCGTGGAATGTCTCTGGACAGTCCCATTGGCTATGGCCCTGGAGGTATGGCCAATATGCCATTCTGATCCAGCTCAcataaattgtaaaaaaaacaaaaaaacaaaactgtccaCAAGGTTACCTTCccattgtgttttttcattaatGTTATTCTTGCAGTtgttttaaaagtgtaaaaacaataaatcagtgACAGTCTTCAGATTTTGGATTACAACTGATTTaaaaatttgaatatttaaaagcACTGTAACACAGTTCAATAACAAATCTGAAGCCATTttctaaaatactgtaaaatatgtatatttcaaaGATGTCTGTATTTGTGGTGGGAACAGAGTGGCAGCCAGGAGAGGAGTGCCTCaaatttctatttgttttagtatcattgatttattttctccaacTACCAAACTGTTGTGCAAaagtatatgtgtatatatatatatatatatatgtatatgtgtatatatatatatatatatatatatacttgctGTATATAAGATGCAATTTGTGATTGTTTGCAGTTGTTCTGtataattgtgttttaatagaagtctaaaaatagaataatactGATCTCTAAGGTTGTTTTAGTTTTGGTTATTGTGTTGTCAATTATTGCTGTTTAATGACACTGACAAGGGGACACAGTTGCTGTATAATaaatgaaatctttattttttttaaatgaaattcagTTAGCAGTAGCTAAAATACAAGCAAAAACAGGTTTTGGCCAAAACTAACATTTTCTTCTTGAGTGGgtaagtaaaacaaataaatgccaTCAAAGTAGCAATGGGTACTATATTGTCAGAACATCATAAAGTTATAACATTTTCcatcattacaaataaaatactgtagaaAAGAAGCATTTAGTTACAGCTGACATGGTGTTAGACTTTACTAGATAAGGATGGCGTTGGTGGTGGTTGCTCCATCTGAAGTGGATGGCCGACAGTGACCTTGAGCTCTGATGAAAGGCATACAAACACGGCTGCAGCCCAATTCACAAAGTAACCGTATTAGCTCATTGCGAAACCGCACTCCAACAAAGGCGTACAAGAAAGGGTTCAGGCAACAGTGTGAGTAACCCAGGTCCTTCGTCACAACAAGGATTAGTTGCAGTAAGTCATAAGATCTGCAGCTTTTAAATGAGATAACCCGCAGGTCTGCCATAGTTTTTATCAGTAAGGTGATATTATATGGTAGCCAACAGAAGCAAAAGACGAGAGTGACGAGTAAAGCCAGTCGAATTGCTCCTTGCTTTGCTTGGCTTTTCTGAGTGTTGCACAAAGTAACTACCACTGCTGTGTAACAATAGCTCATTACAGCCAGGGGTATGAAAAAGCACACATGATCAAAGACTCTTTTTGTCCAAACCCAATTGTTAGCATAAATACCATAACTATTGTAGTTACAGGAGGCTTCCTGGGTCACAGTAAGAAACACAGCATTGGGTATTGCTAAACCCAAACAGACCAGCCATAATACAATGCATGTTAGGTGCACTGTTCTTGGACGTCGACTTTGCATACTAGGAATAGCATGAACGATAGCCAAATACCGATCAAACCCAATGCAAGCTAGAAGGAAACTTCCACAGAGGAGGTTAAGATGTTTCATCAGGCCTAGCAGCTTGCAGAGAATCTCCCCAAGCGGCCAACCAGTGGCATTGTCAACTACATCGAAAGGAAATACAAAAAGGAGCATGAGGTCAGCCAGGGCAAGGTGCAGTAGGTAGATCTCAGCGATGCGCAGGTGGCGCCAACGTCTCAGGAGGACTGTTATCATCAGGCCATTCCCTGCCACACCCAGCAGAAAGATCAAGCTGTAAACCACAGGTTGGAACACAGCATCAAAGCTCTGGAGGCTCTCCTCATCTTCACAGTACAACTGCTCTGTGTCGTTATAATCGTATGTCAGGTTCTCAGGTTCTCCGCTGCCTGCCAGCTGTAAAATATAAAGGgggaaatgtttatttcaattaCACCATCACAGTGTGAGAATCACTTTGtgtggaataataataataataaaaatagtaaTGGACAATTAGACATTCAATTGATTTTGACTAAATGCCAATAGTTtttgataaatgaaaaatgaattacatacatttaaatagctTTAAAGTCACTGCcttgtttcagttttttgttccttgtgtgtttctcattcaAATTATTAGGCAGGAAACACTGAATAgaccagattttttttttcacttctccTTCTCAGTAACTAGAAGACTTTTTGGGGCAAATATGCCAAAACATCCTACTTTGactttaatgaatgaatactAATGATTAAGTGCCATTAAAACCTGAATTGTAACTTTAAATGGGGACTACCTAGTATAAAAATAACTCTTAATAGTAACTGAAGGTCTAAAATTGCCATTTCTCCATGTTTAATAATGCTATTCAGTCAGTGACCCAGAAAACATATCCAtatatgttgtttgtatgtACAATATAAAACTGTATccatattataaaatataaaaaaacatctgtgccATTAATCAGAATCCtttaatactttattgatccccagggggaaattgtacagtactggtgctcccattcaagagtagaaagcagcatacatttagaaataaaagtatgtacaaaatataaaaataagaaatagaaaatgaaaatatacacatttacaatatttaagtgaaaaataaaagtaaaaatatatacagcagcaatgaaTATGTAtgtctctctatatatatatgtatgtatggcacatttaagaataataatgaatgtCTGAATAATCAGACACTCTGGATtgaaacaggggtcatcggcaccttggtcctcctcagatccacagtcagctccttcgtctttgtcacgttgagctgcagatggttctgctcgcaccatgtgacaaagttgtccacagcagccctgtactcctcctcatcaccctaactgatacatccaactattgttgagtcatcagaaaacttctgaacatggcaggtctctgtgcagtagctgaagtctgtggtgcagatggtgaagaggaagggagagaggacagtgcCCTGCGGGGCCctggtgttgctgaccactctgtctgacacacagtgttgtaactactgtggtctgccagtcaggtagttgacaatccaggacacgaggggggcatccacctgcagctccgtcagcttctcacccagtagagccggacggatggtgttgaacgcactggagaagtcaaaaaacatgactctcacagtgctcgccggcttatccaggtgggcgtagacgcggttgagcaggtagatgatggcatcctcaactccaagtcggggctgataggcgaactgaagggggtccaagtgtggcttgaccaagggccggagcttCCCCAGGAAGAGTCTCTCCGGGGTCTTCATGATATGAGAGGTaagtgccacgggtctgtagtccttggagccactgggacgcagggcccacagtgtcaaatctgttgaaaaacagattcagttcgttggcccagtccacactgccttcaactcctctgttgttggttgtcCTGTAACCtgtgatggtcctcattccgttccagacctctctgatgttgttctgctggagtttccactccagcttcctcctgtacttctccttagcctccctgatctttacctccagttccccctggatcgttctcaccttctccctgttgccagctctgaaagccctcttctttgcattcaggatggccttgatgacctttgtcacccatggcttgttgttagaataacaatggacagtccttgctgggacagtggagtccacacagaagttgatgtagtccgtGATGCACTCAAATCACGGACTACAAatctttaaagtttaaaattatataaatgaaatagAATTTACATGTAATCATCGCTGCCATTACTGTCAACATTATTATTGAGCCTAAAGTTTGTGACTACTACATTGTAACctgtttttgtaatgtaatttcTGGTACAATTGTTTGATTCATATTACAAGCAATGTAGATCCTCAAGAAGATAATATTTTGTGCTGAATGACTGTTTGAAATGTTAGAAATTACAAATAATCACAGATATAATTGCATTAGTGTTCtgttaaattaattattattatttttaccttCTCCATCAGTGTGATGATAAATGAATTGCAAGCTATTTGAAGCCTGTGATTAGAGAAATGGAATATATCACCCTACAGTACTATCCTTTCATgacaaatatatacagtaggATGTATTACAGTGAATTTCTTCCTCACTTATTTCCCTGTTGAGTCAACAGGAAAGAAGCGGTAGACACCCCATGTAACTAACCCACATCTGTTTAGGTGCATTTTTACGGTTCAGTAATTCCAGCTACTTtagtttatatattatatatatatctcaactTTGCAACAATTTAAACATCGTGCAGTTGAATCTTAATCATTTGAAGTAGCAACATGTTGCCTTTTACCTTAAAATCTCTTGCTTTAAAATGCCAGATGCTGCAGCGGAGGCTTAACAAATATTTAAGAGTTACGCTATACTGTCTTAAACAGTAGATTGTAGCTGTTGGAAGCTGTCCACTAGCAgttaaaggacattttactaCATACTAAATCACAGTAAGACTTAGCCTGTTGCTTAATATGACATCCATTCTTCTAAGGTTATAGAAATTACAAATAGAACACATACCACATTTTAATATCTAATATTATATATCTGCAAGTATAACAAAGACCTGTCAGAGATGTTCTACAGAACATACAGCAATTTACCATTCACTTCAACAATTCTTAAATATGTCTTACCTCAAAAATGGTAATGGTGTTTGTTACAGCCATCTGGGTGAATCTTGGTCACTTGAATGTATATCTTGCACTGCCTTAGTGAAATGGGCttgtacttcctgtttgtgctgGTTCTTCTATATTTGCTTTGCTGATTTCTTTGTTGGGGGTGCGTTTGGTAGGAACATGAAGACAAGAAACGGAAAAAAGCTTCATACCAGGCTTTCTATAGTAAGCACGCAAGAGCACTAATGCAAGTCTAAGTAACTGCACTCTACAGTATATTCTAGCTTTTCACATGCGAGAGTCAGTTATACTGAATTGGTCAGACTTATTTGGGTTTTTCTGGAAACAACCACACAATCTTACAAATATTATCTGAATACAGCAGTCTGCTATGACATCTTTTAAGAGCATCACCATTATAAAACTAGAACAATAGTGCTCCCTAATAATCCACAAGTTTAATGCAGAGCCTATTGTTACACTGTTATactattgtatttttttgtagaGGGAAGGTTACTTAACTGTAATAAAGTAAAGTCTATgagattataataataacaaaaaaatatgatCGATGACAGGGACAAGATATCTTGCAACAGTACAAATATAGCCTACCTCAGCCACCTTGGGGTGGGGGTGCTGCATTTGTGGGCAGaggtacatttgttttgtaggATGCTCCTCCACACAAGTAATCTGAGTTAGAGTGGGTATTGAAAGTAATAACAGCCattcaaaatgatgtttttgtgttatttgtttacTCAGCTAGAGGTGACATTAATCCTGAACAGGAGAGAAGATTAATGTTTAGAAAGTACTTGAATGTAAGTTACATACATTTGAGTCAAAAAGAACACTGACGGTGCTCAAATACCAACAAAGACTCGGGCTCGATAGGTGCAGTGGAGTGGATGCAGTAATTTAACATTAAGTCTTAGGTGTGAAAGTAGTATATTGATGGAACCCCTTAAAGGTAAATCcttgatttgaaatgaaatcagCTGATTAGTTGGACG
Protein-coding sequences here:
- the LOC139285812 gene encoding LOW QUALITY PROTEIN: C-X-C chemokine receptor type 5 (The sequence of the model RefSeq protein was modified relative to this genomic sequence to represent the inferred CDS: inserted 1 base in 1 codon; substituted 2 bases at 2 genomic stop codons) gives rise to the protein MFLPNAPPTKKSXKANIEEPAQTGSTSPFHXGSARYTFKXPRFTQMAVTNTITIFELAGSGEPENLTYDYNDTEQLYCEDEESLQSFDAVFQPVVYSLIFLLGVAGNGLMITVLLRRWRHLRIAEIYLLHLALADLMLLFVFPFDVVDNATGWPLGEILCKLLGLMKHLNLLCGSFLLACIGFDRYLAIVHAIPSMQSRRPRTVHLTCIVLWLVCLGLAIPNAVFLTVTQEASCNYNSYGIYANNWVWTKRVFDHVCFFIPLAVMSYCYTAVVVTLCNTQKSQAKQGAIRLALLVTLVFCFCWLPYNITLLIKTMADLRVISFKSCRSYDLLQLILVVTKDLGYSHCCLNPFLYAFVGVRFRNELIRLLCELGCSRVCMPFIRAQGHCRPSTSDGATTTNAILI
- the bcl9l gene encoding B-cell CLL/lymphoma 9-like protein, with the translated sequence MHPDNKLANHGKQVTSDSRSQIPSVNQQAQQQQGAAGHLGPKGVGAGSHGVKTNQISPSNPGLKAVSQSVSSGGGMLKTKSKRERSVSIDSGESRNVIPPTLETDAKGEGVMRSKRRCVLEKKQPYSGDEWCSGPDTEEDEDKPHTATHRERGLAGPIQGLSDRLSTGPMSEPGGPVMGCGVGPGLKAEPPQPSQQVVYVFTTGLANSAAEAVMKGQADSILLFHQQNVPRTKLEQGHPSGKLPNLSEKVNSNSSPPTGTPKSQSGTPRPASAGIGGPLHPAGTPSSAGHSDNESPQTRPGGASSNNSIIALRSEGGSMATPAGPVPGNGDGEGAGGMTLPDATVSPSGSPSILSAHLQSDTGQRSGPGNTDGLSKEQLEHRERSLQTLRDIERLLLRSGGGGGPGDTGGSNNNASNNSSNLNNNNNTDRSGILEDNDNGTNNSGNCSSGNVLSSALAPMGGMKKYEEPLQSIISQTQSLGGPALDSPQMDSHHNLPQHPHHQLSSPGVDMGPLLGPEGLTPEQMAWRKLQEEYYLEKRRHQDMQPPTHPQHFRMMTEMGMHGGPMMMRGPPPPYHSKPGDQQWGPGNMMAGGMGGNPRMIDMHQEGPRGPRFLGQMQRGPPGGGGFPGSTGGVLSVEGLGPQRPTRPGMIWLDDIPNNIGGGGPFHGCYPGGPPQHLQGDPEHLLTREEMFRIMEKRQMQGLPRFELDRLAKQQQQGNLGSRIMDNPGGPDFPNLGMGRGPPSTRGDPMDFTGSREIMGSPGGGPQMRDLVDSTLGSHLTMNMNPQMNVQQQQQMMLSQKLRGGPAGGGPLGEMFSPGEISRIRASQNGRGVNKGMIPGPDGPFQFPNQGPFSGGQVEGPYLQQPGPEMFGPDQQGPNQMGGTSRLSHMPMTGGLRGTDLGPRHSSDLSINVNPLTSPSVPPPHQLKSPSLNQEPSPLLPSPSAQGLKSPSQITSAGHHPPLPPASGAGTPSSSSIKSPQVMGSSNLVLHSPSASPGRLKSPAMAVGSPGWASPKTALPSPGGPTSGKVVGNGGSSSTETGQSLPPRSSNSTPISQPGSMNPSMPFTSSPDAPPSQNPLSLIMSQMSKYAMPSSTPLYHDAIKTIATSDDEMLPDRPLLSGVSIGGNIGNPQTSQILVSQGSIGPHSDPQSPMGIVSQGPVLSSPNHMGMPAMMGGGAPDGMGPCNVSPISQNHMAGFPRIQPPPHAPMHSPIGGMSQNFPQSNEDILPPQQLHLLSKGHPHQRPSHPSDSFASLPMGDGPDLSEVIRPTHTGIPEFDLSRIIPSDKPSSTLQYFPKSEPHQNPHQGPPSQQPTPQQLLKQLSSSGPPHSSGPSSNPHLANLQNMMAEQQLPPHPSHGGIRQSMGIPQGGSRGMVSGGGMGPMCPPGHMMGRTGMVPQQQLQQQQAMMANSLLHHPSNPYPGMMSSQQHPHNLMAQQNIMMMQAKQRSMSIPGDPFGPQGPLMSPQGPMMAPSHPQSGMMGPQSLRQRGMSLDSPIGYGPGGMANMPF